The proteins below are encoded in one region of Triticum aestivum cultivar Chinese Spring chromosome 1B, IWGSC CS RefSeq v2.1, whole genome shotgun sequence:
- the LOC123141230 gene encoding UDP-glycosyltransferase 88F3: MKASKQSFTGPSSPRAKDSPTPTQMEKTVVLYPGLTVSHFVPMMRLAGSLLEHGYAVSVAMIIDPAVMGDTAFAAAIGRAAAAMPSVRFHTFPPVEDPPRLAPGPQFLASYFHLVRRYNDRLHDFLCSSTRVHAVVVDSMSVSADALEVTKRLGIPGYVMFTSGAAALAAFAQLPYVLGEGGRKSFKELGDAPVEFLGLPPVPASHLFAEVLEDPEGDTYKTAMAGLSRIPDTDGFLVNTVESLEARAVDALRDPRCLPAGRVMPPVYCVGLGPFLGGIESEADERHECLAWLDAQPDRSVVFLCFGSTGAANHSAEQLKEIATGLEKSGHRFLWVVRAPHGGDPDLDALLPDGFLERTGSRGRVVKQWAPQAEVLRHGATGAFVTHCGWNSVLEGVAAGVPMLCWPLHAEQKMNKLLMVGEMGLAAEMVGWQRGLVEAAEVERKVRLVMESEEGRQLRARAAQHQEGAAAAWSDGGSSRAALALFLSDVDRRWQARARGGEAA; the protein is encoded by the coding sequence ATGAAGGCTTCCAAACAGAGCTTCACAGGTCCATCCTCTCCCCGCGCCAAAGATAGTCCAACTCCAACGCAGATGGAGAAGACGGTGGTTCTGTACCCCGGCCTCACCGTGAGCCACTTCGTCCCCATGATGCGGCTCGCCGGCTCCCTCCTCGAGCACGGCTACGCCGTCTCCGTCGCGATGATCATCGACCCCGCCGTCATGGGGGACACAGCGTTCGCGGCAGCcatcggccgcgccgccgccgccatgccgtCCGTCCGCTTCCACACTTTCCCGCCTGTGGAGGACCCGCCCAGGCTAGCCCCCGGCCCGCAGTTCCTCGCGAGCTACTTCCACCTCGTGCGCCGCTACAACGACCGCCTCCACGACTTCCTCTGCTCCTCCACGCGCGTCCACGCCGTGGTCGTGGACTCGATGTCAGTGTCAGCTGATGCACTGGAGGTCACCAAGAGGCTCGGGATCCCAGGCTACGTCATGTTCacctccggcgccgccgccctcGCGGCCTTCGCCCAGCTTCCTTATGTCCTCGGGGAGGGCGGCCGAAAAAGCTTCAAGGAGCTGGGCGACGCCCCTGTCGAGTTCCTTGGCCTTCCGCCGGTTCCGGCTTCGCACCTGTTCGCCGAGGTGCTCGAGGACCCGGAGGGCGACACGTACAAGACGGCGATGGCCGGGCTGTCCCGGATCCCGGACACCGATGGCTTCCTGGTGAACACGGTCGAGTCGTTGGAGGCTCGCGCGGTGGACGCTCTCAGGGACCCTCGGTGCCTCCCCGCTGGCCGGGTCATGCCCCCGGTGTACTGCGTCGGACTCGGGCCATTCCTCGGCGGCATCGAGAGCGAGGCGGACGAGCGGCACGAGTGTCTCGCCTGGCTAGACGCGCAGCCGGACCGCAGCGTGGTGTTCCTCTGCTTCGGGAGCACAGGCGCAGCGAACCACTCTGCGGAGCAGCTCAAGGAGATCGCCACCGGCCTGGAGAAGTCCGGCCACCGGTTCCTGTGGGTCGTGCGAGCGCCCCACGGCGGCGACCCGGACCTCGATGCGCTCCTCCCGGACGGGTTCCTGGAGCGCaccggcagccgcggccgcgtcgtcAAGCAGTGGGCGCCGCAGGCCGAGGTGCTCCGCCACGGGGCCACCGGCGCGTTCGTGacgcactgcgggtggaactcgGTGCTGGAGGGCGTGGCGGCGGGCGTGCCGATGCTGTGCTGGCCGCTCCACGCGGAGCAGAAAATGAACAAGCTGCTGATGGTGGGGGAGATGGGGCTCGCAGCGGAGATGGTCGGGTGGCAGCGTGGGCTGGTGGAGGCCGCCGAGGTGGAGCGCAAGGTGAGGCTGGTCATGGAGTCCGAGGAGGGCAGGCAGCTCAGGGCGCGCGCGGCGCAGCACCAGGAGGGCGCGGCCGCGGCCTGGAGCGACGGCGGGTCGTCGCGCGCGGCGCTGGCTTTGTTCTTGTCGGACGTGGACCGCCGGTGGCAGGCTCGGGCTCGCGGCGGGGAAGCTGCGTGA